One Capsicum annuum cultivar UCD-10X-F1 chromosome 2, UCD10Xv1.1, whole genome shotgun sequence genomic window carries:
- the LOC107861302 gene encoding uncharacterized protein LOC107861302, whose amino-acid sequence MNLSTIRTMAALSPRSHSHSPYRTRCVSFPARSHPSTIKIEQVLNKIKTWESSSPLSPKAAEKTRNALSGLVELYECIEELLALPMTQRALLQYQDDNFVKELLERSVRFIDVCSNTRDTVMCLKESVRELQSALRRSKAGDDLLTIEDSVSAYISSRKNAQKEIEKSLAMLKQIDNTQSSATIKESQLSAIIRVLEDASFTTISTFQSLLMFLSVPASKPKSIRWSLVSKLVHKGVAGGSEGQREKLTELEKVDTALNNLLDQHEEEVESFEFAQRNLENLEGSIEDLENGLEMLFKLLIRTRVSLLNVLSLSG is encoded by the coding sequence atgaaccTTTCAACAATTCGCACAATGGCTGCTCTTTCTCCAAGGTCTCATTCTCATAGCCCATATCGTACTCGTTGTGTTAGTTTTCCTGCTAGATCACATCCTAGCACAATCAAGATTGAGCAAGTTCTCAACAAGATCAAAACTTGGGAATCATCTTCACCTTTATCTCCAAAAGCAGCTGAGAAAACCCGAAATGCTTTGTCAGGCCTTGTGGAACTGTATGAGTGTATAGAGGAGCTGCTTGCACTTCCAATGACTCAACGGGCGCTTCTCCAGTATCAAGATGACAATTTTGTGAAGGAGTTGCTGGAAAGATCAGTGAGATTCATAGATGTTTGCAGCAACACAAGGGATACTGTCATGTGTTTAAAAGAAAGCGTGAGGGAACTTCAGTCCGCGCTTCGGAGAAGCAAAGCAGGAGATGATTTATTGACAATAGAGGATAGTGTAAGTGCTTATATTTCTTCAAGGAAAAATGCTCAAAAGGAAATTGAAAAGTCCCTTGCTATGCTGAAACAGATAGATAACACCCAATCATCAGCCACAATCAAAGAATCTCAGCTCTCTGCCATAATAAGGGTCCTTGAAGATGCGAGTTTCACAACCATTTCTACGTTTCAGTCGTTGTTAATGTTTCTTTCTGTACCAGCCTCGAAACCAAAGTCCATTAGATGGTCGCTGGTTTCGAAGCTTGTACACAAAGGGGTTGCAGGTGGCAGTGAAGGGCAGAGGGAAAAACTGACTGAGCTGGAGAAAGTTGATACTGCATTGAACAATTTGCTGGACCAGCATGAAGAGGAAGTGGAAAGTTTTGAATTTGCACAGAGAAATCTGGAGAATTTGGAGGGTAGCATCGAGGATCTTGAAAATGGATTGGAGATGTTGTTCAAGCTTTTGATCCGGACAAGGGTGTCTCTACTCAACGTACTTTCTCTCAGTGGATAA